A window of Leptospira inadai serovar Lyme str. 10 genomic DNA:
TGCCATTATCGGATTCGTGTTCATGGGCGCGGAATTTATTCCGACCATGGACGAAGGCTCCATTTTGCTGGAAATATCCCGCTTACCTTCCAGTTCTTTGCAGCAGTCTTTGGACACTTCCACGAAGATCGAAAAAGCGCTGCTGGCAAAATTTCCGGAAATCACAAGCATCGTTTCCAAGACGGGATCGCCGGAGCTGGCAAACGAACCGATGGGGCTGGATAAAACGGATGTGTTTTTGGAATTAAAGCCCCGTAAAGAATGGAGATTTACCAAGCAGGAATTCGAGGAGGAAATCTCCAAAACGGTTTCCGAACTAGTCCCGGAAGTCGCCTACGGAATTTCTCAACCGATTCAAATGAGAACCAACGAGATGATCGCCGGAATTCGTTCCGATGTCGGGATTAAAATCTTCGGGGAAGAATTAGCGACGTTGAAAATTCTCGCCGAAAAAATAGCGACGATCTCAAAAGGAGTCGAAGGCGTTGCCGATCTGCGAATCGAACAACTTTCCGGATTGGAGTATTTGCGGATTCGTCCCAGACGAGAGTCGATGGCAAGATACGGATATAACGTAAACGACGTGAATCAGATTGCGGAGTCTTTAGCATCCGGTTACCCGGTCGGAATCTTATTCGAAGGTCAAAAACGCTTCGAAATTGCGGTCGTTTCCGATTGGAAATTGGAGAATGATTTAGGGAGTCTTCGCGCCCTTCCGGTGGGTACGAAAGGAAAGATCGTGCCCTTCGGAGAACTTGCCGATGTTTCGATCGAAGACGGCCCGGTCCAGATCAACCACGAAAATCAGTACCGGTTGGCCCTCGTGCAATTCAACGTAAGAGGGAGCGACATGTTGAGTACGGTGCAGAGAGTGGACGATCGTATTCGATCTAAAATCGTCTTTCCTCCCGGGTATCGTTACGAGTTGGGTGGAGAATTCAAAAAATATAATTCGGCGCGTTCGACTCTTCTGATCGTCGTTCCGATCACCTTAGCGGTCATTTTTCTTTTTCTGTACTTGGCGTTTCGAGAACCTTCTCCGGCGCTTTTAATCTTCTTAAACGTTCCGTTTGCGATTACCGGCGGAGTGTTTTCCTTACTATTGAGAGGGATGCCTTTCAGTATTCCGGCCGGAATAGGGTTTATCGCCTTGTTCGGAATCGCCATTTTGAACGGGCTCGTTTTGGTCACGTTCGCAAGAGAGGAAGAAGCGGAAGGAGCCGACTCTGTGACCGCAATCAAAAAAGCGGCGGAACATCGCTTGCGTCCCGTGATCACGACGGCATTGCTTGCCTCGATCGGTTTTTTACCGATGGCATTATCGACCTCGCCGGGAGCGGAGGTACAGAGACCGTTGGCTACGGTGGTGATCGGCGGACTTATCAGCGCAAGTCTTTTAACGTTGATCGTTATTCCAGTGGTCTACGCGAGATTTATCCGTAGCGTGAAACGAAGAAAGGATAATTGATTTTGTTTTCGGAAAGAAAAAAGGCGGAGTCTCCTCCGCCTCAGTGGTAACTCTAAAAGTACTATGTTGATTAAAAACCGGCGGCTTGTATGGCGCTGAAAGTACAGACACCTACGTCGGGATTACAATAGTAAACTTTATAAAAGAAGTTGTTATCCGTACTTCTTTGAGTGATCCCTCCGGGAAAACCCAAAGCGGAGCAAGTGGATTTGGAAGGCTTTTCGAGAACTAAAGGAGGAGCGTTTTGCAAGGCTCCCAGAGTCGCGTTAAAGAAATCCGTTCCGGAAGGGATCGCAAGGCTGTTCGGGAGAGTAAAGCTATCGAAACAAACTCCGCTCCAGGACACCGAATCAAGCTGAGTGATTTTTACGACGGATTTGGTCCCATCCGCAGTCGGTGCCGCTAAGATCGAAGCCAATAGTCCGCTATAATCCGAGTCGTTCGTTTTACCCTTGTTACTACATCCCACCAACCCGATGGCAAGAGCGATGATTAAAGTTTTAATTACTGTTGATTTCATATTTTTTCCGTTTCAGATCTCACGATTAGTTAGATCTGGCGTTCCCCTCCGCTGCAGAATACTGTTTCTCATTAGTCGATACACCAGTTTGAAAGCTAAACTGAGCTTGCAGAATAATCGCTTGGTTGTCCAGAGCCTTGGCGCCTCCGGTTGCAGGATTATATCCTAACATGGTGTGAAAGTCATTATAGAAAAGTTGAAGTTTCATCAAATGTTTATCTAAATAGAGATTTATACCGGCCCAGTAGGAACGATATGCATCGCTAGGATCTATATGATGATCCCGGTTGAAATCCCCTTGCAGGTAATCATATCTCACGACAGGCATAATATAGTATTTCGAAAGAATCGGAACGTTATACCCCAATGTTACATGGTAACCCATCGTATTATTGGATGCCGGACCGCTCATCTTGGTGTAGGCAGCGTTTACGTAGATTCCGTTGGAATAGAAAGTCGTATCATACGTGTGCGCTACGAGACCCCAACGAGGTGAAGCCGGAGTGGTCGAGTTATTT
This region includes:
- a CDS encoding LA_3150 family lipoprotein, with amino-acid sequence MKSTVIKTLIIALAIGLVGCSNKGKTNDSDYSGLLASILAAPTADGTKSVVKITQLDSVSWSGVCFDSFTLPNSLAIPSGTDFFNATLGALQNAPPLVLEKPSKSTCSALGFPGGITQRSTDNNFFYKVYYCNPDVGVCTFSAIQAAGF